Proteins from a genomic interval of Diospyros lotus cultivar Yz01 chromosome 6, ASM1463336v1, whole genome shotgun sequence:
- the LOC127803440 gene encoding basic endochitinase-like, whose amino-acid sequence MRLLWALALCCVISLVGESAAQDIGSLINKDLFEKMLKHRNDGNCQGKGFYTYEAFIAAAKSFGAFGTTGDVNTRKREIAAFLAQTSHETTGGWPTAPDGPYAWGYCFLKEQGNPPDYCVQSQQWPCAPGKKYFGRGPIQISYNFNYGPAGKAIGSDLLHNPDLVATDATISFKTAFWFWMTPQSPKPSCHDVITGKWRPSPADTAAGRVPGYGVITNIINGGIECGKGANARAEDRIGFYKRYCDILGVSYGNNLDCNNQKPFA is encoded by the exons atgaggttGTTGTGGGCACTAGCCTTGTGCTGCGTTATCTCCCTGGTGGGAGAGTCGGCGGCCCAAGACATTGGTTCTCTTATCAACAAAGACCTCTTCGAGAAGATGTTGAAGCATCGCAATGATGGCAATTGCCAGGGCAAAGGGTTCTACACTTACGAGGCTTTCATAGCTGCGGCCAAGTCTTTCGGAGCTTTTGGAACCACTGGAGATGTCAACACCCGCAAAAGAGAGATTGCCGCTTTTCTTGCTCAGACTTCCCACGAAACTACCG gtgggtGGCCGACTGCACCAGATGGCCCATATGCATGGGGGTACTGTTTTCTTAAAGAACAAGGCAATCCCCCTGACTACTGTGTTCAAAGTCAACAGTGGCCTTGTGCTCCTGGCAAGAAGTACTTTGGACGAGGCCCTATCCAAATCTCATA CAACTTCAATTATGGTCCAGCCGGGAAGGCCATAGGGTCGGACCTGTTGCATAACCCAGACCTCGTTGCAACCGACGCAACCATATCCTTCAAGACAGCCTTCTGGTTCTGGATGACTCCACAGTCACCGAAGCCTTCATGCCATGACGTCATTACCGGCAAATGGAGGCCCTCTCCGGCGGATACAGCAGCCGGCAGGGTGCCTGGCTATGGGGTGATCACCAACATCATCAATGGCGGAATCGAATGCGGGAAAGGCGCTAATGCGCGGGCTGAAGACCGGATTGGATTCTACAAGAGATACTGTGACATTTTGGGCGTGAGCTATGGCAACAATCTCGACTGCAACAACCAGAAGCCTTTTGCTTAG